The Eleutherodactylus coqui strain aEleCoq1 chromosome 6, aEleCoq1.hap1, whole genome shotgun sequence genome window below encodes:
- the SF3B4 gene encoding splicing factor 3B subunit 4, whose amino-acid sequence MAAGPISERNQDATVYVGGLDEKVSEPLLWELFLQAGPVVNTHMPKDRVTGQHQGYGFVEFLSEEDADYAIKIMNMIKLYGKPIRVNKASAHNKNLDVGANIFIGNLDPEIDEKLLYDTFSAFGVILQTPKIMRDPDTGNSKGYAFINFASFDASDAAIEAMNGQYLCNRPITVSYAFKKDSKGERHGSAAERLLAAQNPLSQADRPHQLFADAPPPPSVPAVITSLTTAVAAGMPAFPPVPPPGALPPGIPPSMPPPPMSPVTAAGQAAAGHPQVPLPFQPGAMHPGLQMQVPHPALGPSPAQLAARPHGVAHPGPPPMGMPPRAPPFGAMGHPAMPPGMRPPPLMPPHGYNGPPRPPPYGYQRGPLPPPRPAPPRPPAPRPPAPMRMPMAQ is encoded by the exons ATGGCGGCGGGTCCGATCTCAGAGCGGAACCAGG ACGCCACGGTCTACGTTGGAGGACTGGATGAGAAGGTGAGCGAGCCGCTGCTATGGGAGCTCTTCCTGCAAGCGGGACCGGTGGTGAACACACACATGCCCAAGGACCGGGTCACAGGGCAGCACCAAG GCTACGGCTTCGTGGAGTTCCTTAGTGAAGAAGATGCCGACTACGCCATTAAAATTATGAACATGATCAAACTGTACGGGAAGCCCATCCGAGTCAATAAGGCCTCGGCGCACAACAAGAACCTGGACGTCGGAGCCAACATATTCATCGGTAACCTGGACCCCGAGATCGACGAGAAGCTTTTGTACGACACCTTCAGCGCTTTCGGGGTCATCCTCCAAACCCCAAAGATCATGCGCGATCCCGACACGGGAAACTCCAAGGGCTACGCCTTCATCAACTTCGCCAGCTTCGATGCTTCCGATGCCGCCATCGAGGCAATGAACGGACAGTATTTGTGTAACCGGCCCATCACCGTCTCCTATGCTTTTAAGAAGGACTCCAAGGGTGAGCGGCACGGGTCAGCGGCGGAGAGACTGCTGGCGGCACAGAACCCGCTGTCACAGGCGGACAGGCCTCACCAGCTGTTCGCagatgctcctccacctccttctgtCCCCGCTGTCATCACCTCCCTGACCACCGCTGTCGCTGCAG GCATGCCTGCGTTTCCTCCCGTACCTCCGCCTGGAGCGCTGCCCCCGGGAATCCCGCCTTCAATGCCTCCACCACCAATGTCTCCGGTCACTGCTGCTGGTCAAGCTGCTGCTGGTCACCCACAAGTGCCACTGCCCTTCCAGCCTGGAGCGATGCACCCTG GTTTACAGATGCAAGTTCCACATCCCGCTCTGGGACCCTCGCCGGCTCAGCTGGCAGCACGCCCGCATGGCGTGGCTCATCCAGGCCCTCCTCCAATGGGCATGCCACCAAGAGCTCCTCCTTTTGGCGCAATGG GACACCCGGCAATGCCTCCTGGTATGCGACCACCTCCTCTAATGCCACCACATGGATACAATGGACCACCCAGACCTCCACCCTACGGTTATCAGCGGGGTCCTCTCCCACCACCTCGGCCCGCTCCCCCACGTCCACCAGCTCCCCGCCCTCCTGCACCCATGAGGATGCCAATGGCACAGTAA